One genomic segment of Vulpes lagopus strain Blue_001 chromosome 9, ASM1834538v1, whole genome shotgun sequence includes these proteins:
- the LOC121498935 gene encoding histone H2B type 2-E1-like — protein sequence MGAEHGQQPQSGGHRGRGSGDKKSKKRSRRKETYSMYIYKVLKQVHPDIGISSKAMSIMNSFVNHVFERLAGEAARLAQYSGRTTLTSREVQTAVRLLQPGELAKHAVSEGTKAVTKYTSSK from the coding sequence ATGGGCGCTGAGCATGGGCAGCAGCCGCAGTCCGGGGGCCACAGGGGCCGTGGTTCTGGTGATAAGAAGTCCAAAAAGCGTAGCCGGCGCAAGGAAACCTACTCGATGTATATCTACAAGGTGCTAAAGCAGGTGCACCCGGACATCGGCATCTCTTCCAAGGCCATGAGCATCATGAACTCATTTGTGAACCATGTGTTTGAACGGCTGGCTGGCGAGGCTGCCCGGCTGGCCCAGTACTCGGGCCGGACCACACTGACATCCCGGGAGGTCCAGACAGCGGTGCGTCTGCTGCAGCCCGGAGAGCTGGCCAAGCATGCTGTATCTGAGGGCACCAAGGCCGTCACCAAGTACACCAGCTCCAAGTGA